In Sphingobacterium thalpophilum, a genomic segment contains:
- a CDS encoding amidohydrolase, which yields MKAKTYILENVRLETGFEFDGKEVISTNTALFCVEVEEGKIKGIKPNTANANAIDAKGHLMLPAFKDMHAHLDKMLFGLPWEAVSPTRHTVKDMIAYEQKMIPEWLSTSVERTGKMLNFLQAYGTDFIRSHFNVDPTSGLKSLTNLEKALASKKDTVEAELVAFPQHGLYYTDTLPILKDVAKLDAVSFIGGVDPYSLDGSIEKSMEQITQLALDNNKGIDIHLHEMGESGMKTIEFLIDRTLENPQLKGKAFVSHAFALSRLTNVEAEKIAARLAEAGVGIVSSVPFGNMIMPIPTLRKYGVEVLIGNDNIQDHWNTFGSGNMLQKANLIAELYGYGTEFGLSRTLAFATRYKLPLDNNGNQQWPKVGDEASMVFVDASCSAEAVSRISPVTSLIHKGNIAF from the coding sequence ATGAAAGCTAAAACATATATTTTAGAAAACGTACGGCTTGAGACAGGATTCGAGTTTGATGGAAAGGAAGTTATAAGCACAAATACGGCTTTATTCTGTGTAGAAGTTGAAGAGGGTAAGATCAAAGGAATCAAACCAAATACTGCAAATGCTAATGCGATCGATGCAAAAGGACATTTGATGTTGCCGGCTTTTAAGGATATGCATGCCCATTTGGATAAAATGTTGTTTGGTCTGCCATGGGAAGCTGTATCGCCAACACGGCATACCGTAAAAGATATGATCGCGTATGAGCAGAAGATGATCCCAGAATGGTTAAGCACCTCCGTCGAAAGAACGGGCAAAATGCTGAATTTTCTGCAGGCATACGGAACTGATTTTATTCGTTCACACTTCAATGTTGATCCAACATCTGGACTAAAATCGTTAACAAATTTGGAAAAGGCACTTGCATCGAAAAAAGACACGGTAGAAGCGGAGCTGGTTGCTTTTCCACAGCATGGCCTCTATTATACGGATACTTTACCCATTTTGAAGGATGTTGCAAAACTGGATGCTGTTAGTTTCATAGGTGGAGTAGATCCGTACTCTTTGGACGGAAGTATCGAAAAAAGTATGGAGCAGATTACACAGTTGGCGCTTGATAACAATAAGGGAATTGACATACACCTCCATGAAATGGGAGAAAGTGGTATGAAGACAATCGAGTTTTTGATCGACCGTACATTGGAAAACCCCCAATTAAAAGGGAAAGCTTTTGTTAGCCATGCTTTTGCACTTAGTCGCCTCACAAATGTAGAAGCTGAAAAAATTGCGGCACGTCTCGCAGAAGCGGGGGTAGGAATTGTGTCCTCTGTGCCCTTTGGCAATATGATTATGCCTATTCCGACACTTCGGAAATATGGGGTGGAGGTTTTGATTGGAAATGACAATATTCAGGATCACTGGAATACGTTTGGCTCGGGAAACATGCTGCAGAAAGCGAATCTTATTGCTGAACTTTATGGTTATGGAACAGAATTCGGCTTATCTAGAACACTCGCTTTCGCGACACGTTACAAATTGCCTTTGGACAATAATGGAAATCAACAATGGCCGAAAGTGGGTGATGAAGCAAGTATGGTTTTTGTTGATGCAAGTTGTTCCGCTGAAGCAGTTTCTCGTATTTCACCGGTGACTTCCTTGATACACAAAGGCAATATTGCATTCTAA
- a CDS encoding ankyrin repeat domain-containing protein: MRTTLKIHCSNKLSNRWNENHIVKTALATIFVLDSEASSALLKKLQHNKLMKTTLILLIMMSITNSCRSALTENSYTENPSKEEIIKLVTKNDLQGVKKALENNANVNSEDTNKRSILLIATNNGNIEMAKLLVEYGADVNLQADNMDSPFL, translated from the coding sequence ATGAGAACGACACTTAAAATACACTGTAGTAATAAATTGTCCAACAGATGGAATGAAAACCACATTGTAAAAACAGCCTTAGCTACTATTTTTGTATTAGACAGCGAAGCTTCTTCGGCTTTATTGAAAAAATTACAGCACAATAAATTGATGAAAACAACTTTAATACTCTTGATAATGATGAGCATAACAAATTCGTGCCGATCGGCATTAACCGAAAACTCATATACTGAAAATCCGTCCAAGGAAGAGATTATTAAATTGGTCACCAAAAATGACTTACAGGGAGTGAAAAAAGCGCTAGAAAATAATGCCAACGTGAATAGTGAAGATACGAATAAACGTTCTATTCTACTTATCGCGACAAACAACGGAAATATTGAAATGGCTAAATTATTGGTAGAGTATGGTGCCGATGTCAACCTTCAGGCCGACAATATGGATAGCCCATTTTTATAG